The Candidatus Nanogingivalaceae bacterium DNA segment ATTTTGGTTGTTTTACTAGGAGGTAAATATGGACGAAATAACTACAAATATAGAAAAGGAGTTTAACATAGAGTTGGGCCCTGTAATAGATAGGTATTTTGACAGAGATATGCCCGATCAAAGTATATATTTTTTTGAAAAATATGCTTTAATCGTTACTGATTATTTTAGCGATGATGAAATAAAAACATTTTACCCGAAAAAAATATCGGAATATGGCAAAGAATTTAAAAGATATATAAAAACTAATAGTGGCGATATCGGAATTCTATCTTCTGACGGTTGGATTATTTTGGCGGAGATGGATTAACCTTTGCTCTTTAAAGTATAAGGAGTTATTTCATGAAAGAAATTACAGATTTTTTAGATCTAATAAAACCAGAAAATGACAGGGAAATGTTTTCGGCGTTGATTTATCTTGCGTTGATATTTTTCGAAACGGATAATTACGAAGGTATAGAATATCTTGCGAAAGATTATTACGGTCAATTGGTTTCTAAAGGGCGAGGTTTTTCTAATCCTGATAGTAAATTTTCGCCAAGCGTGGTGGAGTTTGGCGAATTAACTGGCTTTATGCTTGAAGATATTGAAAAGGTAAAATCTGGCAAAATAACAAAAGATGAAGCAAGAAAAGCTAATTTAGATTATTTAAAGAATTACATTTTTAACACTTTGAAAAAAGACAATTAAATCAATCCTGGTGGGTCTAAGTCAACGCGCCACTGTGGCTTGCCTTGAAACTCGCGTGCAATCTCTAAAAGGGGCGCGCGTTTTTTGCTTTTAACTACAATTTGCCAACGATAAGTTTCGCCTACGCGCTCATAAAAAGCTGGCGTTGGACCAAAAATTTGTACATCTTTCGAAAATTTTTTGCGAATCTCGTGCGCTTCTTTCTGTGAATTTCGTACGGCTGAAATCTCGGTTTTATATACGCAGGTTAATTTTAACAGATATACAAAAGGTGGGTAGTTTTGTTTTTGGCGATTTTTAATTTCGAAATTATAAAATCCAGCGTAATCTTGATTTAAGCCAAATTGGATCGACGGAGCTTCAGGTTGATAAGTTTGAATAATTACATTTGATTCGCTAGAATGCCGCCCAACACGACCAATCACTTGTGAAATTAACTGAAAATTTCGCTCGCTCGAAGTAAAATCAGGCAAAGCTAATCCCGCATCGGCCTGAACTACGCAAACGGTTTTTAATTTTGGTAAATCTAGACCTTTTGCAATAACTTGGGTGCCAATAATAATATCAATTTCACCGTTGCGAATTTCACTATAAAGCTTTTCGACGGTTTCATTTTTGTCACTATCTGCATCGAAGCGTGCAACTTTTTTCTGCGGAAAGAGTTTTCGAATTTCTTCTTCGATTGCTTTTGTACCGATTCCTTTATGGATAATTTCTGCTTCACCGCAATCTGGACAAGAAATTGGTGGGCGTTCTTTGTGCCCACAAATATGACATGACAATTGAAATTTATCGGCGTGTAAAGTTAGCGGAACAAAACAATTTGGACAAAGTGCCATCCATCCGCAATTGTGGCAAAGTGTAATACTGGCCGAACCACGACGGTTGTGATAAATTAAAACCTGTTTATTTTCGCTTAAAGTTTGCTCCATTTCGGCGAGCATTTTTTTCGAAAAAAAGCGGTGGTTTTTCGAATCTTTTTTTGTTAAATCAACTAGTTCAATTTTTGCTGGTTGAGCTTCTTTTTTGGCGAGTTCGGTTAGTTTAATAATTTCGTTTCCGCCATTTTTTTCAGATAATTCGGCTAAGAAATAATCTTCAATTAGCGGTGTTGCAGAGCCAAAAATTGCTTTAAAATTAAAATTCGAAGCCAAAAAACTGCTTGCGCGTAAAGCAGAATATTTTGGTGTTTGATCTTGTTTGAAACTTGGCTCGTGACACTCATCAATTACAATTAGCCCCAAGTTTTTTACGGGCGCAAAAAGGGCAGAGCGTGCACCAATAATAACTTGCGGTTCGGGGTCGTTCAAAATTTTTAACCAAGTTTTGTGGCGTTCAGCTTCAGTTTGGTGTGAGTGAATGATTTTAATATTACTAAAATGTTTTTCGAAATTCAAAACTAGTTGTGAAGTTAATGCGATTTCGGGAACTAAAATTATTGCGGATTGCTGGTTGGCTAAAATTTTTTCGGTTTGATTTATATAAATTGAAGTTTTTCCCGATCCGGTAATTCCATGAAGAAGAACTGTTCCGGAGTGAATTTTATCAAGTTTTTTGATTGCGTTTTGTTGTTGGCTTGTGTATAAAAAATTTGAACAGCTCTCTTTTTCATCTGTTAATTTGATTTTTTCTTTTTTTGAAGAACGGCGATTCTTGCCTAAACCGGCTGGTAAAATTCCGCTCAAAACTTGCGAAAGAGGCGTCGCATAATATTGGCTCATCCATTTCGAAAGTTCAACTAAATGTTTTGGAATTGGCGTTTTTTCGACTATTTTTAGAATCTCGCGAGTTTCGAAATCTGGTTTTTCGACTTCTTTAAAAACCACACCAAACATATTTTTTTTGCCAACAGGAATTTGTACAATTTGGCCGGTTTCGAGTTTTTCTTTTGAGGCATAAGTAAAAACTTCGCTATTAGTGCGAACAATTTTTAACGGTGCAACTTCAAAATAAAAATCCATATATCTTTATTTTACATCAAAAGGTTTAAAAAATAAAATAAATATAGCTTGCGAAAAAAGCTAAAATTTTGTAAAATAGAAATACGAAAAGGTGAGGATATGGTAGATTTAGATATTTTTATTACATCACGAGTTAAGCGAAAAATTGTCGTATTTTTTGTTACGTATCCAGTTATTAAAATGCACTCTCGTGGCCTTGCCAAACTTTTAAAAGAAGATCCAGGAAACATTCAACGCGAACTTGCCAAGCTTGAAAAAGCCGGATTTTTATTTAGGGAAAAGAAGAAAAATACCTATACTTATTTTGCGAATACGAATTTTTTGTTTTTCTCCGAATTGCAGTCTATCGTAGTGAAAGTTCGCGAGCAAAACAGTGTTGCGCGTTCAAACAATTATATCGAGAGGTCTGTTAAAAGATAGAGTTCGCGAATGACGGTTGAACAAATTTTTGAGCAAATTTTAAAGAATCGTGGAATTTCAAAAGAGAATCGTGAAGCTTTTCTGAATCCGAATTATGATAACCAGCACGATCCTTTTTTGTTGCCGGATATGGAAAAAGCGGTTGAGCGATTACTTATTGCCCACAAAAAACAAGAAAAAATTACAGTTTATGGCGATTATGATGTTGATGGTGTTTCAGCTTCAACAGTGATTTTGGCAGCTTTCGAAAAATTCGGTTTTAAAAATGTGGATTATTTTTTGCCCGATCGTTTTAAAGATGGCTACGGAATGAACGAGCGTGGCGTGAGAGTTCTTGCGGATCGAGGAACGAACTTAATTTTAACGGTTGACTGTGGAAGTTTAAATCACGCTGAAATTGATTTTGCAAAAGGTTTTGGAATCGATACAATCGTAACGGATCACCATAACATTGCCGAAGTTCAACCAAATGCAGTTGCGGTTGTAAATCCGCGCAGAAAAGAAAACAAATATCCGCAGGCTGAAAATTTTGCCGGCGTTGGAGTGGCGTTTAAATTGGTTCAAGCGCTTCAAACCAAACTCGAGGGCTTTCCTGCTGGCCAAGAAAAGTGGCTACTTGACATGGTGGCGCTCGGCACCGTTTGCGATATTATGAAACAAACGGTCGAGAATCGCCAAAACACTTTTTGGGGGCTAAAAGTTCTTTCGAAAACACGCCGAGCTGGTTTGAAATCGATGCTTGCACTAGCTGGCGTGAAAGAGCCGAAAAGTTCAACGCTTGGCTTTATCATCGGCCCACGAATCAATTCGGCTGGTCGGCTTGAAACTGCCGAAAAGGCATTAGATTTAATGCTCGAAAAAGACTCTTTTGTTGCTTTCGAAAAAGCCAAAAATCTCGATGATTTAAATAAAAAACGCCGTAAAATTCAACACGAAGCGCTCGAAATTGCAATTCAAAAAGCCGAAGATTTTAAAAATAATAAGGTTTTGGTTGTAGCTGATGAAAGTTTTAACGATGGAATTATTGGAATTGTGGCGAGCGGATTGCTTGAACGTTTTAAAAAACCAGTTTTTGTGATTTCGATTGAGGGCGATGTAGCAAAGGGTTCGGCGCGTAGTTTTGGTGATTTTTCGGCGAGTCAAGCAGTGCAAAATGCAAGCGAAATTATTATTAAAGGCGGTGGTCACGATGCGGCCGCGGGCGTAACTTTGCCAACTTTAAAAATTGATGATTTTCGAAAAAGCGTGAACGATTTTTACGATTCATTAAAATTAAAAAACCAGCTCGAAAAGCTTTTGCCAAAAGTGGATGTTCAGCTTGAAGATTTTTCGCCAATTTCATTAGAACTTTTTGAGAAAATTTCGCTTCTTGAGCCTTTTGGAAATGGGAATGAAGAGCCAACTTTCGAAATTAAGAATGCTTGCGTAATTGCACGCCAAGAAATGGGCGATAAAAATCAGCATCTGAAAATAACTTTAAGTGATGGCGAGCGTGAAATCAAAATGTTAAAATTTAATGCACCAAAAGATTTTTTTGCCGAAATAGATGAAAAAGTTGACGTGATTTTTTCGCTAGGTTTAAATGAATGGCAGGGTCAAAAAAATGTTGAAGGTCAAATTTTGCATTTAAAGAGGAGGAAATAATGAAAGTTTTATTATTTAGAGATGACGAAAAAATATTCGCAAAAAGTGGCGTTGGTCGCGCAATGAAGCACCAAGAAGCTGCGTTAAAATTAGCCGG contains these protein-coding regions:
- the priA gene encoding primosomal protein N', with amino-acid sequence MDFYFEVAPLKIVRTNSEVFTYASKEKLETGQIVQIPVGKKNMFGVVFKEVEKPDFETREILKIVEKTPIPKHLVELSKWMSQYYATPLSQVLSGILPAGLGKNRRSSKKEKIKLTDEKESCSNFLYTSQQQNAIKKLDKIHSGTVLLHGITGSGKTSIYINQTEKILANQQSAIILVPEIALTSQLVLNFEKHFSNIKIIHSHQTEAERHKTWLKILNDPEPQVIIGARSALFAPVKNLGLIVIDECHEPSFKQDQTPKYSALRASSFLASNFNFKAIFGSATPLIEDYFLAELSEKNGGNEIIKLTELAKKEAQPAKIELVDLTKKDSKNHRFFSKKMLAEMEQTLSENKQVLIYHNRRGSASITLCHNCGWMALCPNCFVPLTLHADKFQLSCHICGHKERPPISCPDCGEAEIIHKGIGTKAIEEEIRKLFPQKKVARFDADSDKNETVEKLYSEIRNGEIDIIIGTQVIAKGLDLPKLKTVCVVQADAGLALPDFTSSERNFQLISQVIGRVGRHSSESNVIIQTYQPEAPSIQFGLNQDYAGFYNFEIKNRQKQNYPPFVYLLKLTCVYKTEISAVRNSQKEAHEIRKKFSKDVQIFGPTPAFYERVGETYRWQIVVKSKKRAPLLEIAREFQGKPQWRVDLDPPGLI
- the recJ gene encoding single-stranded-DNA-specific exonuclease RecJ; this encodes MTVEQIFEQILKNRGISKENREAFLNPNYDNQHDPFLLPDMEKAVERLLIAHKKQEKITVYGDYDVDGVSASTVILAAFEKFGFKNVDYFLPDRFKDGYGMNERGVRVLADRGTNLILTVDCGSLNHAEIDFAKGFGIDTIVTDHHNIAEVQPNAVAVVNPRRKENKYPQAENFAGVGVAFKLVQALQTKLEGFPAGQEKWLLDMVALGTVCDIMKQTVENRQNTFWGLKVLSKTRRAGLKSMLALAGVKEPKSSTLGFIIGPRINSAGRLETAEKALDLMLEKDSFVAFEKAKNLDDLNKKRRKIQHEALEIAIQKAEDFKNNKVLVVADESFNDGIIGIVASGLLERFKKPVFVISIEGDVAKGSARSFGDFSASQAVQNASEIIIKGGGHDAAAGVTLPTLKIDDFRKSVNDFYDSLKLKNQLEKLLPKVDVQLEDFSPISLELFEKISLLEPFGNGNEEPTFEIKNACVIARQEMGDKNQHLKITLSDGEREIKMLKFNAPKDFFAEIDEKVDVIFSLGLNEWQGQKNVEGQILHLKRRK